ttacaaactctgggttacagactgagtatttaactgaagttcagtttatgaacctTGCGAACATAATTCCCTTAACAGATGTATCCCTAGAAGGATATTAGACTAGAttattgagatgtacccctagaaggatattagaccacactattgagatgtacccctagaaggatattagactagattattgagatgcacccctagaaggatattagactagattattgagatgtacccctagaAGGATATTAGACTAGATTATTGAGATGTATCCCTAGAAGGATATTAGACTAGATTATTGAGATGTATCCCTAGAAGGATATTAGACCAGAttattgagatgtacccctagaaggatattagaccagattattgagatgtacccctagaaggatattagactacactattgagatgtacccctagaaggatattagacacactattgagatgtacccctagaaggatattagaccagattattgagatgtacccctagaaggatattagaccacactattgagatgtacccctagaaggatattagactagattattgagactcacccctatAAGGATATTAGACCAcactattgagatgtacccctaTAAGGATATTAGACTAGAttattgagatgtacccctagaaggatattagactacactattgagatgtacccctagaaggatattagaccacactattgagatgcacccctagaaggatattagaccacactattgagactcacccctagaaGGATTTAATAATAACAAGACAAGTACAAACCAGGTGAGGCTCTACAACAGTTTTAAAACATTGTAGTGGTCCACATTAGTCCCTCAGACACTTTGACACTTCAGTGATATGCCCAAAATAACACATTTAAATATAGTTAAAACATTTAATAATTAAAGAGGAAACTAGatcaaataaaaacataaatttaaaaattaaaattaaaaattgTACAATTGGAAAGTTTTTGTTTCTTTTAGTTAATTTCAGTATAAAAATGTTGACAGATAAATTGTGTGGAAGTGTGAATACCTCATGAATTGATGTCTGTGAGAGGTTAAGTGTTAAATAATAGTAACGTGTAAGATAAGGGCCATCCATCAAATCAGCTGTTTACCAGCGACAGCCGGCAGCTGGTGTTCCATCAAATCACCTGTTTACCAGCGATAGCCGACAGCTGGTGTTCCATCAAATCACCTGTTTACCAGCGATAGCCGACAGCTGGTGTTCCATCAAATCACCTGTTTACCAGCGACAGCCGACAGCTGGTGTTTTGGCAGTGTGTCGGAGGTGTAGCTGAATCTAAATCAGCTGTCAAATCGGTAAGCACGAAAAGTACACCGGTCCTTCTCGGGTTACAAGTTCAGAACGAGTTTGTTGTTTATATAGAAAATATTGACGCTCAATTTGGAAAAATCATTATaacctaatcgaggtgtagattacatctcacattccagtgttcgaacCAAGGCTACATGGGATTTCTGTTAATGTACCTTCCTGCAGccaagatatatatattttttattaatttaaatcagttaacaacaaattatttttttcgatgacagcctaggaacagtggacaGCCTAGGAACTGTGGACAGCCTAGGAACTGCATTAGAGCTGTCAATTTGGggtgaggcggcaggtagcctagtggttagagtgtagaggaggcaggtagcctagtggttagagtgtagaggcggcaggtagcctagtggtgagagtgttggactagtaaccgaaaggttgcaagatcgaatcccccgagctgacgaggtaaaattctgtcgttctacccctgaacaaggcagttaacccactgtttctaggctgtcattttaaataagaatttgttcttaactgacttgccttgtcaaataaaatagacagagctatggatgcaaggacttgACAATCCATGATATCAGAATTATAGTTTTAATAATGTTTTaaagctatacagtgtttgttttgcATTGTTtagaaacattggagtaaaaacaagcttatattttggggtttgatggggtacgacagttgagctAAACTCATGAGGTATTcatatgttatattcttcaagaatcaatgggtagatATAATTCATTTATAAGTCAAAAAATAGGTGTatcaactaaggattctagctttaaggcTGTAACTATGAGAGCTGGGAAATCGTTAATTGGTTAAACCAATGCCACAGCAGCTATGCCCCATGCTATTAGCTAGCCTAGCAGCTAACAGAGCCACAGCAGCTATGCCCTAGGATATTAGCTAACCTAGCAGCTAGCAGAGCCACAGCAGCTATGCCCCAGGCtattagctagccagcagctGTACCATTAACAGAGCCAAACTGAGAGGCAAGGCAGCCTGAGAGAAGGCAGTGGGTCGGGGAGCACTTCCTGATGTGGTTGATGACCCTGAAAAAGTAGGAAAAACAGAGATATTGTTCAGTAAATTACAAAAGGGGATTGTCTTTTCATGTTTCTGTTCAAATGTTGACTTTGCTCTTATAGATGTGTACGGTGACAGTGAaacaggggcggactgggaccagaaattggCCCATATTGGCTCATTTCTCCCCAAATTATTAGCCAGATAATTATAATTTCTACCCCCAGAAAAACACgttagacaggcccactgggctgaaaatggaccagcccatctgggcATTTGCCCaaaatgccagatggccagtccgcACCTGGAGATGAATACTTACCAGCACTGATGCTTCCTGGTATCAAGCTCAGGGAGGTGAAACTGCTGGTGAGAAGTGCTGGTACTCTGCTTGAGCTGGGAACCGAAGACTGCTTGTCGAACACGACGATCATGTCGGTAACTACAGATCCACTCCTActcaggagaaggagagaaaatggACAACCCTCAgaaatcattatcatcatcatcagcatcaGCATTGTCAAATAACAGAAGGTAGAACAGAAACCTAGTCAACCAGTAATGAGAATTCATACACTTACCGAAACGATTTGACAATGGAACGACGGAAGCCTGCGATATTAGAAAAAGCCTTTTTCACCTGCGTCGAAAGATTTAACATAGGATTATGAAAGGTTACATGAAAACAGGGCCCTTGACGGCATTAATAGAAGCTTTGGATTTAATTGTCTTTCATAGTAAACAGACCTCTCAATAGTACCAATTGACTTTGTTCATTTGAATACATATTGTTGACATTGTTATATGTTGTTTGTAACAATATAGTCTACAAGTACATCAACATTTCCAGAgtatggctcactgatgatagggttttacaggaggcatgtacaggctcactaatgatagggttttacaggaggcatgtacaggctcactgatgatagggttttacaggaggcatgtacaggctcactgatgatagggttttacaggaggcatgtacaggctcactgatgatagggttttacaggaggcatgtacaggctcactgatgatagggttttacaggaggcatgtatggctcactgatgatagggttttacaggaggcatgtacaggctcactgatgatagggttttacaggaggcatgtacaggctccttgatgatagggttttacaggaggcatgtacggttcactgatgatagggttttacaggaggcatgtacaggatcactgatgatagggttttacaggaggcatgtacaggctcactgatgatagggttttacaggaggcatgtacaggctcactgatgatagggttttacaggaggcatgtacaggctcactgatgatagggtttcacaggaggcatgtacaggctcactgatgatagggttttacaggaggcatgtacaggctcactgatgatagggttttacaggaggcatgtacaggctcactgatgatagggttttacaggaggcatgtacaggctcactgatgatagggttttacaggaggcatgtacaggctcactgatgatagggttttacaggaggcatgtacaggctcactgatgatagggttttacaggaggcatgtatggctcactgatgatagggttttacaggaggcatgtacatgatcactgatgatagggttttacaggaggaaTGTACATGATCACTGaagatagggttttacaggaggcatgtatggctcactgatgatagggttttacaggaggcatgtacaggctcactgatgatagggttttacaggaggcatgtacaggctcaatgatgatagggttttacaggaggcatgtacaggctcactgatgatagggttttacaggaggcatgtacaggctcactgatgatagggttttacaggaggcatgtacaggctcaatgatgatagggttttacaggaggcatgtacaggctcactgatgatagggtttcacaggaggcatgtacaggtctAAAAGGgacaattacatttatttattaagcctttatttaactaggcaagtcagctaagatcaaattcttatttacaatgacggcctaccccctcggccaaaccctaaccaggacgacgctgggccaattgtgcactgccctatgggactcccaatcacggccggttgtgatacagcctggaatcgaaccagggtctgtagtggcgcctctagcactgagatgcagtgccttagaccgttgtgatacagcctggaattgaagcagggtctgtagtgacgcctctagcactgagatgcagtgccttagaccgctgtgatacagcctggaattgaaccagggtctgtagtgatgcctctagcactgagatgcagtgccttagaccgctgtgatacagcctggaatcgaaccagggtctgtagtgacgcctctagcactgagatgcagtgccttagaccgctgtgatacagcctggaattgaaccagggtctgtagtgacacctctagcactgagatgcagctgGCATGGAATCGCCTAGATACTTACCTCAGAGGTCACTTTGGCAGCCAGATTCTTGAACTCTGAAGAGGACGAGTTGGAAAGATCTGAGTTGAACGTCTGGTCGAGACTGAACTGAAGACTCATTGCTCCTTCACTAGAAGATGGAGGGTCAGGTGATGCGACAGCAGCGGAAGTGGTTGCTGCAACAGGAGCGGTGGTGGtgttgacagctgctgcaggagcggTGGtgttgacagctgctgcaggagcggTGGtgttgacagctgctgcaggagcggTGGtgttgacagctgctgcaggagcggTGGtgttgacagctgctgcaggagcggTGGtgttgacagctgctgcaggagcggTGGtgttgacagctgctgcaggagcggTGGtgttgacagctgctgcaggagcggTGGtgttgacagctgctgcaggagcggTGGtgttgacagctgctgcaggggcggtggtgacagctgctgcaggaggggtggtggtgacagctgctgactTTGCTCTTATAGATGTGTACGTGACAGTGAaacaggggcggactgggaccagaaattggCCCTGGCATTTTGAACATATTGGCTCATTTCCCCCCAAATTATTAGCCAGATAATTATAATTTTTACCCCCAGAAAAACACTGGGCTgaaaatggaccagcccatctgggcATTTGCCCaaaatgccagatggccagtccgcACCTGGAGATGAATACTTACCAGCACTGATGGTTCCTGATAGAATGTTCAGGGAGGTGGAACTGTTGGTGAGAAGTGCTGGTACGCTGCTTGAGCTGGGAACCGAAGTCTGATTGTCGAACACGACGGTCATGTTGGTAACTACAGATCCACTCCTActcaggagaaggagagaaaatggACAACCCTCagaaatcatcatcatcatcatcatcatcagcattgTCAAATAACAGAAGGTAGAACAGAAACCTAGTCAACCAGTAATGAGAATTCATACACTTACCGAAACGATCTGACAATGGAACGACGGAAGCCTGGGGTTTTAGCAAAAGCCTTGTTCACCTGCGTTGAAAGATTTAACATAGGATTATGAAAGGTTACATGAAAACAGGGCCCTTGACGGCATTAATAGAAGCTTTGGATTTAATTGTCTTTCATAGTAAACAGACCTCTCAATAGTACCAATTGACTTTGTTCATTTGAATACATATTGTTGACATTGTTATATGTTGTTTGTAACAATATAGTCTACAAGGACATCAACATTTCCAGAgtatggctcactgatgatagggttttacaggaggcatgtacaggctcactgatgatagggttttacaggaggcatgtacaggctcactgatgatagggttttacaggaggcttgtacaggctcactgatgatagggttttacaggaggcatgtacaggctcactgatgatagggttttacaggaggcatgtacaggcgcgctgatgatagggttttacaggaggcatgtacaggatcactgatgatagggttttacaggaggcttgtatggctcactgatgatagggttttacaggaggcatgtacaggctcactgatgatagggttttacaggaggcatgtacaggctcactgatgatagggttttacaggaggcatgtacaggctcactgatgatagggttttacaggaggcatgtacaggtctAAAAGGgacaattacatttatttattaaacctttatttaactagacaagtcagctaagatcaaattcttatttacaatgacggcctaccccctcggccaaaccctaaccaggacgacgctgggccaattgtgcactgccctatgggactcccaatcacggccggttgtgatacagcctggaatcgaaccagggtctgtagtggcgcctctagcactgagatgcagtgccttagaccgttgtgaTACAGCAttgaattgaaccagggtctgtagtgacgcctctagcactgagatgcagtgccttagaccgctgtgatacagcctggaattgaaccagggtctgtagtgacgcctctagcactgcgatgcagtgccttagaccactgaggtacagcctggaatcgaaccagggtctgtagtgacacctctagcactgagatgcagctgCATGGAATCGCCTAGATACTTACCTCAGAGGTCACTTTGGCAGCCAGATTCTTGAACGCTGAAGAGGACGAGTTGGAAAGATCTGAGTTGAACGTCTGGTTGAGACTGAACTGAAGACTCATTGCTCCTTCACTAGAAGATGGAGGGTCAGGTGATGCAACAGCAGCGGAAGTGgttgctgctgcaggaggggcggtggtggtgacagctgctgcaggaggggcggtggtggtgacagctgctgcaggaggggcggtggtggtgacagctgctgcaggacgggcggtggtggtgacagctgctgcaggaggggcggtggtggtaacagctgctgcaggaggggcggtggtggtgacagctgctgcaggaggggcggtggtggtgacagctgctgcaggagggacggtGGTGGTGAccgctgctgcaggaggggcggtggtggtaacagctgctgcaggaggggcagtggtggtggtgacagctgctgcaggaggggcggtggtggtgacagctgctgctggaggggcggtggtggtaacagctgctgcaggaggggcagtggtggtggtgacagctgctgcaggaggggcagtggtggtggtgacagctgctgcaggaggggcggtggtggtgacagctgctgcaggaggggcggtggtggtaacagctgctgcaggaggggcggtggtggtaacagctgctgcaggaggggcggtggtggtaacagctgctgcaggaggggcggtggtggtgacagctgctgcaggaggggcggtggtggtaacagctgctgcaggaggggcggtggtggtgacagctgctgcaggaggggcggtggtggtggtgacagctgctgcaggaggggcggtggtggtgacagctgctgcaggaggggcagtggtggtaacagctgctgcaggaggggcggtggtggtgacagctgctgcaggaggggcggtggtggtgacagctgctgcaggaggggcggtggtggtgacagctgctgcaggaggggcggtggtggtgacagctgctgcaggaggggcggtggtggtgacagctgctgcaggacgggcggtggtggtgacagctgctgcaggaggggcggtggtggtgacagctgctgcaggaggggcggtggtggtgacagctgctgcaggaggggcggtggtggtgacagctgctgcaggaggggcggtggtggtaacagctgctgcaggaggggcggtggtagtgacagctgctgcaggaggggaagtggtggtaacagctgctgcaggaggggcggtggtggtgacagctgctgcaggaggggcggtggtggtgaccgctgctgcaggagggggggtggtggtaacagctgctgcaggaggggcagtggtggtggtgacagctgctgcaggaggggcggtggtggtgacagctgctgcaggaggggcggtggtggtgacagctgctgcaggaggggcggtggtggtaacagctgctgcaggaggggcagtggtggtggtgacagctgctgcaggaggggcggtggtggtgacagctgctgcaggaggggcggtggtggtgacagctgctgcaggaggggcggtggtggtgacagctgctgcaggaggggcggtggtggtgacagctaatgcaggaggggcggtggtggtgacagctgctgcaggaggggcggtggtggtgacagctgctgcaggaggggcggtggtggtgacagctgctgcaggaggggcggtggtggcgacagctgctgcaggaggggcggtggtggtgacagctgctgcaggacgggcggtggtggtgacagctgctgcaggaggggcggtggtggtgacagctgctgcaggaggggcggtggtggtgacagctgctgcaggaggggcggtggtggtgacagctgctgcaggaggggcggtggtggtaacagctgctgcaggaggggcggtggtggtgacagctgctgcaggaggggcagtggtggtaacagctgctgcaggaggggcggtggtggtgacagctgctgcaggaggggcggtggtggtgaccgctgctgcaggagggacagtggtggtggtgacagctgctgcaggaggggaagtggtggtggtgacagctgctgcaggaggggcggtggtggtgacagctgctgcaggaggggcggtggtggtgacagctgctgcaggagaggcggtggtggtaacagctgctgcaggaggggcggtggtggtgacagctgctgcaggaggggcggtggtggtgacagctgctgcaggaggggcggtggtggtgacagctgctgcaggacgggcggtggtggtgacagctgctgcaggaggggcggtggtggtgacagctgctgcaggaggggcggtggtggtgacagctgctgcaggaggggcggtggtggtgacagctgctgcaggaggggcggtggtggtaacagctgctgcaggaggggcggtggtggtgacagctgctgcaggaggggcagtggtggtaacagctgctgcaggaggggcggtggtggtgacagctgctgcaggaggggcggtggtggtgaccgctgctgcaggaggggcagtggtggtggtgacagctgctgcaggaggggcagtggtggtggtgacagctgctgcaggaggggaggtggtggtgacagctgctgcaggaggggcggtggtggtgacagctgctgcaggagaggcggtggtggtaacagctgctgcaggaggggcagtggtggtggtgacagctgctgcaggaggggcggtggtggtgacagctgctgcaggaggggcggtggtggtgacagctgctgcaggaggggcggtggtggtgacagctgcggcaggaggggcggtggtggtgacagctgctgcaggaggggcggtggtggtaacagctgctgcaggaggggcggtggtggtgacagctgctgcaggaggggcggtggtggtgacagctgctgcaggaggggcggtggtggtgacagctgctgcaggaggggcggtggtggtgacagctgctgcaggaggggcggtggtggtgacagctgctgcaggagggggggtggtggtgacagctgctgcaggaggggcggtggtggtgacagctgctgcaggaggggcggtggtggtgacagctgctgcaggagggggggtggtggtgacagctgctgcaggaggggcggtggtggtgacagctgctgcaggaggggcggtggtggtgacagctgctgcaggaggggcggtggtggtgacagctgctgcaggaggagcggtggtggtgacagctgctgcaggaggggcggtggtggtgacagctgctgcaggaggggcggtggtggtgacagctgctgcaggaggggcggtggtggtgacagctgctgcaggacgggcggtggtggtgacagctgctgcaggaggggcggtggtggtgacagctgctgcaggaggg
This genomic interval from Salvelinus alpinus chromosome 6, SLU_Salpinus.1, whole genome shotgun sequence contains the following:
- the LOC139579610 gene encoding mucin-2-like isoform X2; this encodes MKPLMTLFLLAAVVTTTAPPAAAVTTTAPPAAAVTTTAPPAAAVTTTAPPAAAVTTTVPPAAAVTTTAPPAAAVTTTLPPAAAVPTTAPPAAAVTTTVPPAAAVTTTAPPAAAVTTTAPPAAAVTTTAPPAAAVTTTAPPAAAVTTTAPPAAAVTTTAPPAAAVTTTVPPAAAVTTTAPPAAAVTTTAPPAAAVTTTAPPAAAVTTTAPPAAAVTTTAPPAAVVTTTAPPAAAVTTTAPPAAAVTTTAPPAAAVTTTVPPAAAVTTTAPPAAAVTTTAPPAAAVTTTAPPAAAVTTTAPPAAAVTTTAPPAAVVTTTAPPAAAVTTTAPPAAAVTTTAPPAAAVTTTAPPAAAVTTTAPPAAAVTTTAPPAAAVTTTAPPAAAVTTTAPPAAAVTTTAPPAAAVTTTAPPAAAVTTTAPPAAAVTTTAPPAAAVTTTAPPAAAVTTTAPPAAAVTTTAPPAAAVTTTAPPAAAVTTTAPPAAAVTTTAPPAAAVTTTAPPAAAVTTTAPPAAAVTTTAPPAAAVTTTAPPAAAVTTTAPPAAAVTTTAPPAAAVTTTAPPAAAVTTTPPPAAAVTTTAPPAAAVTTTAPPAAAVTTTPPPAAAVTTTAPPAAAVTTTASPAAAVTTTAPPAAAVTTTAPPAAAVTTTAPPAAAVTTTAPPAAAVTTTAPPAAVVTTTAPPAAAVTTTAPPAAAVTTTAPPAAAVTTTAPPAAAVTTTAPPAAAVTTTAPPAAAVTTTAPPAAAVTTTARPAAAVTTTAPPAAAVTTTAPPAAAVTTTAPPAAAVTTTASPAAAVTTTAPPAAAVTTTAPPAAAVTTTTSPPAAAVTTTTAPPAAAVTTTAPPAAAVTTTAPPAAAVTTTAPPAAAVTTTAPPAAAVTTTAPPAAAVTTTAPPAAAVTTTAPPAAAVTTTAPPAVAVTTTARPAAAVTTTAPPAAAVTTTAPPAAAVTTTAPPAAAVTTTAPPAAAVTTTAPPALAVTTTAPPAAAVTTTAPPAAAVTTTAPPAAAVTTTAPPAAAVTTTTAPPAAAVTTTAPPAAAVTTTAPPAAAVTTTAPPAAAVTTTTAPPAAAVTTTPPPAAAVTTTAPPAAAVTTTAPPAAAVTTTSPPAAAVTTTSPPAAAVTTTAPPAAAVTTTAPPAAAVTTTAPPAAAVTTTAPPAAAVTTTARPAAAVTTTAPPAAAVTTTAPPAAAVTTTAPPAAAVTTTAPPAAAVTTTAPPAAAVTTTAPPAAAVTTTAPPAAAVTTTPPPAAAVTTTAPPAAAVTTTAPPAAAVTTTPPPAAAVTTTAPPAAAVTTTAPPAAAVTTTAPPAAAVTTTAPPAAAVTTTAPPAAAVTTTAPPAAAVTTTAPPAAAVTTTAPPAAAVTTTAPPAAAVTTTAPPAAAVTTTTAPPAAAVTTTASPAAAVTTTAPPAAAVTTTSPPAAAVTTTTAPPAAAVTTTTAPPAAAVTTTAPPAAAVTTTAPPAAAVTTTAPPAAAVTTTAPPAAAVTTTAPPAAAVTTTAPPAAAVTTTAPPAAAVTTTAPPAAAVTTTARPAAAVTTTAPPAAAVTTTAPPAAAVTTTAPPAAAVTTTASPAAAVTTTAPPAAAVTTTAPPAAAVTTTTSPPAAAVTTTTVPPAAAVTTTAPPAAAVTTTAPPAAAVTTTAPPAAAVTTTAPPAAAVTTTAPPAAAVTTTAPPAAAVTTTAPPAAAVTTTAPPAAAVTTTARPAAAVTTTAPPAAAVATTAPPAAAVTTTAPPAAAVTTTAPPAAAVTTTAPPALAVTTTAPPAAAVTTTAPPAAAVTTTAPPAAAVTTTAPPAAAVTTTTAPPAAAVTTTAPPAAAVTTTAPPAAAVTTTAPPAAAVTTTTAPPAAAVTTTPPPAAAVTTTAPPAAAVTTTAPPAAAVTTTSPPAAAVTTTAPPAAAVTTTAPPAAAVTTTAPPAAAVTTTAPPAAAVTTTAPPAAAVTTTARPAAAVTTTAPPAAAVTTTAPPAAAVTTTAPPAAAVTTTAPPAAAVTTTAPPAAAVTTTAPPAAAVTTTAPPAAAVTTTTAPPAAAVTTTAPPAAAVTTTAPPAAAVTTTAPPAAAVTTTAPPAAAVTTTAPPAAAVTTTAPPAAAVTTTAPPAAAVTTTTAPPAAAVTTTTAPPAAAVTTTAPPAAAVTTTAPPAAAVTTTTAPPAAAVTTTAPPAAAVTTTVPPAAAVTTTAPPAAAVTTTAPPAAAVTTTAPPAAAVTTTARPAAAVTTTAPPAAAVTTTAPPAAAVTTTAPPAAATTSAAVASPDPPSSSEGAMSLQFSLNQTFNSDLSNSSSSAFKNLAAKVTSEVNKAFAKTPGFRRSIVRSFRSGSVVTNMTVVFDNQTSVPSSSSVPALLTNSSTSLNILSGTISAAVTTAPAAAVNTTAPAAAVNTTAPAAAVNTTAPAAAVNTTAPAAAVNTTAPAAAVNTTAPAAAVNTTAPAAAVNTTAPAAAVNTTAPAAAVNTTTAPVAATTSAAVASPDPPSSSEGAMSLQFSLDQTFNSDLSNSSSSEFKNLAAKVTSEVKKAFSNIAGFRRSIVKSFRSGSVVTDMIVVFDKQSSVPSSSRVPALLTSSFTSLSLIPGSISAGSSTTSGSAPRPTAFSQAALPLSLALLMVQLLAS
- the LOC139579610 gene encoding mucin-2-like isoform X1, whose product is MKPLMTLFLLAAVVTTTAPPAAAVTTTAPPAAAVTTTAPPAAAVTTTAPPAAAVTTTVPPAAAVTTTAPPAAAVTTTLPPAAAVPTTAPPAAAVTTTVPPAAAVTTTAPPAAAVTTTAPPAAAVTTTAPPAAAVTTTAPPAAAVTTTAPPAAAVTTTAPPAAAVTTTVPPAAAVTTTAPPAAAVTTTAPPAAAVTTTAPPAAAVTTTAPPAAAVTTTAPPAAVVTTTAPPAAAVTTTAPPAAAVTTTAPPAAAVTTTVPPAAAVTTTAPPAAAVTTTAPPAAAVTTTAPPAAAVTTTAPPAAAVTTTAPPAAVVTTTAPPAAAVTTTAPPAAAVTTTAPPAAAVTTTAPPAAAVTTTAPPAAAVTTTAPPAAAVTTTAPPAAAVTTTAPPAAAVTTTAPPAAAVTTTAPPAAAVTTTAPPAAAVTTTAPPAAAVTTTAPPAAAVTTTAPPAAAVTTTAPPAAAVTTTAPPAAAVTTTAPPAAAVTTTAPPAAAVTTTAPPAAAVTTTAPPAAAVTTTAPPAAAVTTTAPPAAAVTTTAPPAAAVTTTAPPAAAVTTTAPPAAAVTTTPPPAAAVTTTAPPAAAVTTTAPPAAAVTTTPPPAAAVTTTAPPAAAVTTTASPAAAVTTTAPPAAAVTTTAPPAAAVTTTAPPAAAVTTTAPPAAAVTTTAPPAAVVTTTAPPAAAVTTTAPPAAAVTTTAPPAAAVTTTAPPAAAVTTTAPPAAAVTTTAPPAAAVTTTAPPAAAVTTTARPAAAVTTTAPPAAAVTTTAPPAAAVTTTAPPAAAVTTTASPAAAVTTTAPPAAAVTTTAPPAAAVTTTTSPPAAAVTTTTAPPAAAVTTTAPPAAAVTTTAPPAAAVTTTAPPAAAVTTTAPPAAAVTTTAPPAAAVTTTAPPAAAVTTTAPPAAAVTTTAPPAVAVTTTARPAAAVTTTAPPAAAVTTTAPPAAAVTTTAPPAAAVTTTAPPAAAVTTTAPPALAVTTTAPPAAAVTTTAPPAAAVTTTAPPAAAVTTTAPPAAAVTTTTAPPAAAVTTTAPPAAAVTTTAPPAAAVTTTAPPAAAVTTTTAPPAAAVTTTPPPAAAVTTTAPPAAAVTTTAPPAAAVTTTSPPAAAVTTTSPPAAAVTTTAPPAAAVTTTAPPAAAVTTTAPPAAAVTTTAPPAAAVTTTARPAAAVTTTAPPAAAVTTTAPPAAAVTTTAPPAAAVTTTAPPAAAVTTTAPPAAAVTTTAPPAAAVTTTAPPAAAVTTTPPPAAAVTTTAPPAAAVTTTAPPAAAVTTTPPPAAAVTTTAPPAAAVTTTAPPAAAVTTTAPPAAAVTTTAPPAAAVTTTAPPAAAVTTTAPPAAAVTTTAPPAAAVTTTAPPAAAVTTTAPPAAAVTTTAPPAAAVTTTTAPPAAAVTTTASPAAAVTTTAPPAAAVTTTSPPAAAVTTTTAPPAAAVTTTTAPPAAAVTTTAPPAAAVTTTAPPAAAVTTTAPPAAAVTTTAPPAAAVTTTAPPAAAVTTTAPPAAAVTTTAPPAAAVTTTAPPAAAVTTTARPAAAVTTTAPPAAAVTTTAPPAAAVTTTAPPAAAVTTTASPAAAVTTTAPPAAAVTTTAPPAAAVTTTTSPPAAAVTTTTVPPAAAVTTTAPPAAAVTTTAPPAAAVTTTAPPAAAVTTTAPPAAAVTTTAPPAAAVTTTAPPAAAVTTTAPPAAAVTTTAPPAAAVTTTARPAAAVTTTAPPAAAVATTAPPAAAVTTTAPPAAAVTTTAPPAAAVTTTAPPALAVTTTAPPAAAVTTTAPPAAAVTTTAPPAAAVTTTAPPAAAVTTTTAPPAAAVTTTAPPAAAVTTTAPPAAAVTTTAPPAAAVTTTTAPPAAAVTTTPPPAAAVTTTAPPAAAVTTTAPPAAAVTTTSPPAAAVTTTAPPAAAVTTTAPPAAAVTTTAPPAAAVTTTAPPAAAVTTTAPPAAAVTTTARPAAAVTTTAPPAAAVTTTAPPAAAVTTTAPPAAAVTTTAPPAAAVTTTAPPAAAVTTTAPPAAAVTTTAPPAAAVTTTTAPPAAAVTTTAPPAAAVTTTAPPAAAVTTTAPPAAAVTTTAPPAAAVTTTAPPAAAVTTTAPPAAAVTTTAPPAAAVTTTTAPPAAAVTTTTAPPAAAVTTTAPPAAAVTTTAPPAAAVTTTTAPPAAAVTTTAPPAAAVTTTVPPAAAVTTTAPPAAAVTTTAPPAAAVTTTAPPAAAVTTTARPAAAVTTTAPPAAAVTTTAPPAAAVTTTAPPAAATTSAAVASPDPPSSSEGAMSLQFSLNQTFNSDLSNSSSSAFKNLAAKVTSEVNKAFAKTPGFRRSIVRSFRSGSVVTNMTVVFDNQTSVPSSSSVPALLTNSSTSLNILSGTISAAAVTTAPAAAVNTTAPAAAVNTTAPAAAVNTTAPAAAVNTTAPAAAVNTTAPAAAVNTTAPAAAVNTTAPAAAVNTTAPAAAVNTTAPAAAVNTTTAPVAATTSAAVASPDPPSSSEGAMSLQFSLDQTFNSDLSNSSSSEFKNLAAKVTSEVKKAFSNIAGFRRSIVKSFRSGSVVTDMIVVFDKQSSVPSSSRVPALLTSSFTSLSLIPGSISAGSSTTSGSAPRPTAFSQAALPLSLALLMVQLLAS